A genomic region of Homo sapiens chromosome 11 genomic patch of type FIX, GRCh38.p14 PATCHES HG2217_PATCH contains the following coding sequences:
- the HYOU1 gene encoding hypoxia up-regulated protein 1 isoform X1 produces MADKVRRQRPRRRVCWALVAVLLADLLALSDTLAVMSVDLGSESMKVAIVKPGVPMEIVLNKESRRKTPVIVTLKENERFFGDSAASMAIKNPKATLRYFQHLLGKQADNPHVALYQARFPEHELTFDPQRQTVHFQISSQLQFSPEEVLGMVLNYSRSLAEDFAEQPIKDAVITVPVFFNQAERRAVLQAARMAGLKVLQLINDNTATALSYGVFRRKDINTTAQNIMFYDMGSGSTVCTIVTYQMVKTKEAGMQPQLQIRGVGFDRTLGGLEMELRLRERLAGLFNEQRKGQRAKDVRENPRAMAKLLREANRLKTVLSANADHMAQIEGLMDDVDFKAKVTRVEFEELCADLFERVPGPVQQALQSAEMSLDEIEQVILVGGATRVPRVQEVLLKAVGKEELGKNINADEAAAMGAVYQAAALSKAFKVKPFVVRDAVVYPILVEFTREVEEEPGIHSLKHNKRVLFSRMGPYPQRKVITFNRYSHDFNFHINYGDLGFLGPEDLRVFGSQNLTTVKLKGVGDSFKKYPDYESKGIKAHFNLDESGVLSLDRVESVFETLVEDSAEEESTLTKLGNTISSLFGGGTTPDAKENGTDTVQEEEESPAEGSKDEPGEQVELKEEAEAPVEDGSQPPPPEPKGDATPEGEKATEKENGDKSEAQKPSEKAEAGPEGVAPAPEGEKKQKPARKRRMVEEIGVELVVLDLPDLPEDKLAQSVQKLQDLTLRDLEKQEREKAANSLEAFIFETQDKLYQPEYQEVSTEEQREEISGKLSAASTWLEDEGVGATTVMLKEKLAELRKLCQGLFFRVEERKKWPERLSALDNLLNHSSMFLKGARLIPEMDQIFTEVEMTTLEKVINETWAWKNATLAEQAKLPATEKPVLLSKDIEAKMMALDREVQYLLNKAKFTKPRPRPKDKNGTRAEPPLNASASDQGEKVIPPAGQTEDAEPISEPEKVETAGSEPGDTEPLELGGPGAEPEQKEQSTGQKRPLKNDEL; encoded by the exons ATGGCAGACAAAGTTAGGAGGCAGAGGCCGAGGAGGCGAGTCTGTTGGGCCTTGGTGGCTGTGCTCTTGGCAGACCTGTTGGCACTGAGTG ATACACTGGCAGTGATGTCTGTGGACCTGGGCAGTGAGTCCATGAAGGTGGCCATTGTCAAACCTGGAGTGCCCATGGAAATTGTCTTGAATAA GGAATCTCGGAGGAAAACACCGGTGATCGTGAccctgaaagaaaatgaaagattctTTGGAGACAGTGCAGCAAGCATG GCGATTAAGAATCCAAAGGCTACGCTACGTTACTTCCAGCACCTCCTGGGGAAGCAGGCAGATAACCCCCATGTAGCTCTTTACCAGGCCCGCTTCCCGGAGCACGAGCTGACTTTCGACCCACAGAGGCAGACTGTGCACTTTCAGATCAGCTC GCAGCTGCAGTTCTCACCTGAGGAAGTGTTGGGCATGGTTCTCAATTATTCTCGTTCTCTAGCTGAAGATTTTGCAG AGCAGCCCATCAAGGATGCAGTGATCACCGTGCCAGTCTTCTTCAACCAGGCCGAGCGCCGAGCTGTGCTGCAGGCTGCTCGTATGgctggcctcaaagtgctgcagcTCATCAATGACAACACCGCCACTGCCCTCAGCTATGGTGTCTTCCGCCGGAAAGATATTAACACCACTGCCCAG AATATCATGTTCTATGACATGGGCTCAGGCAGCACCGTATGCACCATTGTGACCTACCAGATGGTGAAGACTAAGGAAGCTGGGATGCAGCCACAGCTGCAGATCCGGGGAGTAGG ATTTGACCGTACCCTGGGGGGCCTGGAGATGGAGCTCCGGCTTCGAGAACGCCTGGCTGGGCTTTTCAATGAGCAGCGCAAGGGTCAGAGAGCAAAGGATGTGCGGGAGAACCCGCGTGCCATGGCCAAGCTGCTGCGTGAGGCTAATCGGCTCAAAACCGTCCTCAGTGCCAACGCTGACCACATGGCACAG ATTGAAGGCCTGATGGATGATGTGGACTTCAAGGCAAAAGTGACTCGTGTGGAATTTGAGGAGTTGTGTGCAGACTTGTTTGAGCGGGTGCCTGGGCCTGTACAGCAGGCCCTCCAGAGTGCCGAAATGAGTCTG GATGAGATTGAGCAGGTGATCCTGGTGGGTGGGGCCACTCGGGTCCCCAGAGTTCAGGAGGTGCTGCTGAAGGCCGTGGGCAA ggaggagctggggaaGAACATCAATGCAGATGAAGCAGCCGCCATGGGGGCAGTGTACCAGGCAGCTGCGCTCAGCAAAGCCTTTAAAGTGAAGCCATTTGTCGTCCGAGATGCAGTGGTCTACCCCATCCTG GTGGAGTTCAcgagggaggtggaggaggagcctGGGATTCACAGCCTGAAGCACAATAAACGGGTACTCTTCTCTCGGATGGGGCCCTACCCTCAACGCAAAGTCATCACCTTTAACCGCTACAGCCATGATTTCAACTTCCACATCAACTACGGCGACCTGGGCTTCCTGGGGCCTGAAGATCTTCG GGTATTTGGCTCCCAGAATCTGACCACAGTGAAGCTAAAAGGGGTGGGTGACAGCTTCAAGAAGTATCCTGACTACGAGTCCAAGGGCATCAAGGCTCACTTCAACCTGGATGAGAGTGGCGTGCTCAGTCTAGACAGG GTGGAGTCTGTATTTGAGACACTGGTAGAGGACAGCGCAGAAGAGGAATCTACTCTCACCA AACTTGGCAACACCATTTCCAGCCTGTTTGGAGGCGGTACCACACCAGATGCCAAGGAGAATGGTACTGATACTGTCCAG gaggaagaggagagccCTGCAGAGGGGAGCAAGGACGAGCCTGGGGAGCAGGTGGAGCTcaaggaggaagctgaggccccaGTGGAGGATGGCtctcagcccccaccccctgaACCTAAGGGAGATGCAACCCCTGAGGGAGAAAAggccacagaaaaagaaaatggggacaAGTCTGAGGCCCAG AAACCAAgtgagaaggcagaggcagggcctGAGGGCGTCGCTCCAGCcccagagggagagaagaagcaGAAGCCCGCCAGGAAGCGGCGAATGGTAGAGGAGATCGGGGTGGAGCTGGTTGTTCTGGACCTGCCTGACTTGCCAGAGGATAAGCTGGCTCAGTCGGTGCAGAA ACTTCAGGACTTGACACTCCGAGACCTGGAGAAGCAGGAACGGGAAAAAGCTGCCAACAGCTTGGAAGCATTCATATTTGAGACCCAG GACAAGCTGTACCAGCCCGAGTACCAGGAAGTGTCCACAGAGGAGCAGCGTGAGGAGATCTCTGGGAAGCTCAGCGCCGCATCCACCTGGCTGGAGGATGAGGGTGTTGGAGCCACCACAGTG ATGTTGAAGGAGAAGCTGGCTGAGCTGAGGAAGCTGTGCCAAGGGCTGTTTTTTCGGGTAGAGGAGCGCAAGAAGTGGCCCGAACGGCTGTCTGCCCTCGATAATCTCCTCAACCATTCCAGCATGTTCCTCAA GGGGGCCCGGCTCATCCCAGAGATGGACCAGATCTTCACTGAGGTGGAGATGACAACGTTAGAGAAAGTCATCAATGAGACCTGG GCCTGGAAGAATGCAACTCTGGCCGAGCAGGCTAAGCTGCCCGCCACAGAGAAGCCTGTGTTGCTCTCAAAAGACATTGAAGCTAAGATGATGGCCCTGGACCGAGAGGTGCAGTATCTGCTCAATAAGGCCAAGTTTACCAAGCCCCGGCCCCGGCCTAAGGACAAGAATGGGACCCGGGCAGAGCCACCCCTCAATGCCAGTGCCAGTGACCAGGGGGAGAAGGTCATCCCTCCAGCAG
- the HYOU1 gene encoding hypoxia up-regulated protein 1 isoform 1 precursor (isoform 1 precursor is encoded by transcript variant 2): MADKVRRQRPRRRVCWALVAVLLADLLALSDTLAVMSVDLGSESMKVAIVKPGVPMEIVLNKESRRKTPVIVTLKENERFFGDSAASMAIKNPKATLRYFQHLLGKQADNPHVALYQARFPEHELTFDPQRQTVHFQISSQLQFSPEEVLGMVLNYSRSLAEDFAEQPIKDAVITVPVFFNQAERRAVLQAARMAGLKVLQLINDNTATALSYGVFRRKDINTTAQNIMFYDMGSGSTVCTIVTYQMVKTKEAGMQPQLQIRGVGFDRTLGGLEMELRLRERLAGLFNEQRKGQRAKDVRENPRAMAKLLREANRLKTVLSANADHMAQIEGLMDDVDFKAKVTRVEFEELCADLFERVPGPVQQALQSAEMSLDEIEQVILVGGATRVPRVQEVLLKAVGKEELGKNINADEAAAMGAVYQAAALSKAFKVKPFVVRDAVVYPILVEFTREVEEEPGIHSLKHNKRVLFSRMGPYPQRKVITFNRYSHDFNFHINYGDLGFLGPEDLRVFGSQNLTTVKLKGVGDSFKKYPDYESKGIKAHFNLDESGVLSLDRVESVFETLVEDSAEEESTLTKLGNTISSLFGGGTTPDAKENGTDTVQEEEESPAEGSKDEPGEQVELKEEAEAPVEDGSQPPPPEPKGDATPEGEKATEKENGDKSEAQKPSEKAEAGPEGVAPAPEGEKKQKPARKRRMVEEIGVELVVLDLPDLPEDKLAQSVQKLQDLTLRDLEKQEREKAANSLEAFIFETQDKLYQPEYQEVSTEEQREEISGKLSAASTWLEDEGVGATTVMLKEKLAELRKLCQGLFFRVEERKKWPERLSALDNLLNHSSMFLKGARLIPEMDQIFTEVEMTTLEKVINETWAWKNATLAEQAKLPATEKPVLLSKDIEAKMMALDREVQYLLNKAKFTKPRPRPKDKNGTRAEPPLNASASDQGEKVIPPAGQTEDAEPISEPEKVETGSEPGDTEPLELGGPGAEPEQKEQSTGQKRPLKNDEL, translated from the exons ATGGCAGACAAAGTTAGGAGGCAGAGGCCGAGGAGGCGAGTCTGTTGGGCCTTGGTGGCTGTGCTCTTGGCAGACCTGTTGGCACTGAGTG ATACACTGGCAGTGATGTCTGTGGACCTGGGCAGTGAGTCCATGAAGGTGGCCATTGTCAAACCTGGAGTGCCCATGGAAATTGTCTTGAATAA GGAATCTCGGAGGAAAACACCGGTGATCGTGAccctgaaagaaaatgaaagattctTTGGAGACAGTGCAGCAAGCATG GCGATTAAGAATCCAAAGGCTACGCTACGTTACTTCCAGCACCTCCTGGGGAAGCAGGCAGATAACCCCCATGTAGCTCTTTACCAGGCCCGCTTCCCGGAGCACGAGCTGACTTTCGACCCACAGAGGCAGACTGTGCACTTTCAGATCAGCTC GCAGCTGCAGTTCTCACCTGAGGAAGTGTTGGGCATGGTTCTCAATTATTCTCGTTCTCTAGCTGAAGATTTTGCAG AGCAGCCCATCAAGGATGCAGTGATCACCGTGCCAGTCTTCTTCAACCAGGCCGAGCGCCGAGCTGTGCTGCAGGCTGCTCGTATGgctggcctcaaagtgctgcagcTCATCAATGACAACACCGCCACTGCCCTCAGCTATGGTGTCTTCCGCCGGAAAGATATTAACACCACTGCCCAG AATATCATGTTCTATGACATGGGCTCAGGCAGCACCGTATGCACCATTGTGACCTACCAGATGGTGAAGACTAAGGAAGCTGGGATGCAGCCACAGCTGCAGATCCGGGGAGTAGG ATTTGACCGTACCCTGGGGGGCCTGGAGATGGAGCTCCGGCTTCGAGAACGCCTGGCTGGGCTTTTCAATGAGCAGCGCAAGGGTCAGAGAGCAAAGGATGTGCGGGAGAACCCGCGTGCCATGGCCAAGCTGCTGCGTGAGGCTAATCGGCTCAAAACCGTCCTCAGTGCCAACGCTGACCACATGGCACAG ATTGAAGGCCTGATGGATGATGTGGACTTCAAGGCAAAAGTGACTCGTGTGGAATTTGAGGAGTTGTGTGCAGACTTGTTTGAGCGGGTGCCTGGGCCTGTACAGCAGGCCCTCCAGAGTGCCGAAATGAGTCTG GATGAGATTGAGCAGGTGATCCTGGTGGGTGGGGCCACTCGGGTCCCCAGAGTTCAGGAGGTGCTGCTGAAGGCCGTGGGCAA ggaggagctggggaaGAACATCAATGCAGATGAAGCAGCCGCCATGGGGGCAGTGTACCAGGCAGCTGCGCTCAGCAAAGCCTTTAAAGTGAAGCCATTTGTCGTCCGAGATGCAGTGGTCTACCCCATCCTG GTGGAGTTCAcgagggaggtggaggaggagcctGGGATTCACAGCCTGAAGCACAATAAACGGGTACTCTTCTCTCGGATGGGGCCCTACCCTCAACGCAAAGTCATCACCTTTAACCGCTACAGCCATGATTTCAACTTCCACATCAACTACGGCGACCTGGGCTTCCTGGGGCCTGAAGATCTTCG GGTATTTGGCTCCCAGAATCTGACCACAGTGAAGCTAAAAGGGGTGGGTGACAGCTTCAAGAAGTATCCTGACTACGAGTCCAAGGGCATCAAGGCTCACTTCAACCTGGATGAGAGTGGCGTGCTCAGTCTAGACAGG GTGGAGTCTGTATTTGAGACACTGGTAGAGGACAGCGCAGAAGAGGAATCTACTCTCACCA AACTTGGCAACACCATTTCCAGCCTGTTTGGAGGCGGTACCACACCAGATGCCAAGGAGAATGGTACTGATACTGTCCAG gaggaagaggagagccCTGCAGAGGGGAGCAAGGACGAGCCTGGGGAGCAGGTGGAGCTcaaggaggaagctgaggccccaGTGGAGGATGGCtctcagcccccaccccctgaACCTAAGGGAGATGCAACCCCTGAGGGAGAAAAggccacagaaaaagaaaatggggacaAGTCTGAGGCCCAG AAACCAAgtgagaaggcagaggcagggcctGAGGGCGTCGCTCCAGCcccagagggagagaagaagcaGAAGCCCGCCAGGAAGCGGCGAATGGTAGAGGAGATCGGGGTGGAGCTGGTTGTTCTGGACCTGCCTGACTTGCCAGAGGATAAGCTGGCTCAGTCGGTGCAGAA ACTTCAGGACTTGACACTCCGAGACCTGGAGAAGCAGGAACGGGAAAAAGCTGCCAACAGCTTGGAAGCATTCATATTTGAGACCCAG GACAAGCTGTACCAGCCCGAGTACCAGGAAGTGTCCACAGAGGAGCAGCGTGAGGAGATCTCTGGGAAGCTCAGCGCCGCATCCACCTGGCTGGAGGATGAGGGTGTTGGAGCCACCACAGTG ATGTTGAAGGAGAAGCTGGCTGAGCTGAGGAAGCTGTGCCAAGGGCTGTTTTTTCGGGTAGAGGAGCGCAAGAAGTGGCCCGAACGGCTGTCTGCCCTCGATAATCTCCTCAACCATTCCAGCATGTTCCTCAA GGGGGCCCGGCTCATCCCAGAGATGGACCAGATCTTCACTGAGGTGGAGATGACAACGTTAGAGAAAGTCATCAATGAGACCTGG GCCTGGAAGAATGCAACTCTGGCCGAGCAGGCTAAGCTGCCCGCCACAGAGAAGCCTGTGTTGCTCTCAAAAGACATTGAAGCTAAGATGATGGCCCTGGACCGAGAGGTGCAGTATCTGCTCAATAAGGCCAAGTTTACCAAGCCCCGGCCCCGGCCTAAGGACAAGAATGGGACCCGGGCAGAGCCACCCCTCAATGCCAGTGCCAGTGACCAGGGGGAGAAGGTCATCCCTCCAGCAG
- the HYOU1 gene encoding hypoxia up-regulated protein 1 isoform X3, which translates to MADKVRRQRPRRRVCWALVAVLLADLLALSDTLAVMSVDLGSESMKVAIVKPGVPMEIVLNKESRRKTPVIVTLKENERFFGDSAASMAIKNPKATLRYFQHLLGKQADNPHVALYQARFPEHELTFDPQRQTVHFQISSQLQFSPEEVLGMVLNYSRSLAEDFAEQPIKDAVITVPVFFNQAERRAVLQAARMAGLKVLQLINDNTATALSYGVFRRKDINTTAQNIMFYDMGSGSTVCTIVTYQMVKTKEAGMQPQLQIRGVGFDRTLGGLEMELRLRERLAGLFNEQRKGQRAKDVRENPRAMAKLLREANRLKTVLSANADHMAQIEGLMDDVDFKAKVTRVEFEELCADLFERVPGPVQQALQSAEMSLDEIEQVILVGGATRVPRVQEVLLKAVGKEELGKNINADEAAAMGAVYQAAALSKAFKVKPFVVRDAVVYPILVEFTREVEEEPGIHSLKHNKRVLFSRMGPYPQRKVITFNRYSHDFNFHINYGDLGFLGPEDLRVFGSQNLTTVKLKGVGDSFKKYPDYESKGIKAHFNLDESGVLSLDRVESVFETLVEDSAEEESTLTKLGNTISSLFGGGTTPDAKENGTDTVQEEEESPAEGSKDEPGEQVELKEEAEAPVEDGSQPPPPEPKGDATPEGEKATEKENGDKSEAQKPSEKAEAGPEGVAPAPEGEKKQKPARKRRMVEEIGVELVVLDLPDLPEDKLAQSVQKLQDLTLRDLEKQEREKAANSLEAFIFETQDKLYQPEYQEVSTEEQREEISGKLSAASTWLEDEGVGATTVMLKEKLAELRKLCQGLFFRVEERKKWPERLSALDNLLNHSSMFLKGARLIPEMDQIFTEVEMTTLEKVINETWLGASPGLTHRPGRMQLWPSRLSCPPQRSLCCSQKTLKLR; encoded by the exons ATGGCAGACAAAGTTAGGAGGCAGAGGCCGAGGAGGCGAGTCTGTTGGGCCTTGGTGGCTGTGCTCTTGGCAGACCTGTTGGCACTGAGTG ATACACTGGCAGTGATGTCTGTGGACCTGGGCAGTGAGTCCATGAAGGTGGCCATTGTCAAACCTGGAGTGCCCATGGAAATTGTCTTGAATAA GGAATCTCGGAGGAAAACACCGGTGATCGTGAccctgaaagaaaatgaaagattctTTGGAGACAGTGCAGCAAGCATG GCGATTAAGAATCCAAAGGCTACGCTACGTTACTTCCAGCACCTCCTGGGGAAGCAGGCAGATAACCCCCATGTAGCTCTTTACCAGGCCCGCTTCCCGGAGCACGAGCTGACTTTCGACCCACAGAGGCAGACTGTGCACTTTCAGATCAGCTC GCAGCTGCAGTTCTCACCTGAGGAAGTGTTGGGCATGGTTCTCAATTATTCTCGTTCTCTAGCTGAAGATTTTGCAG AGCAGCCCATCAAGGATGCAGTGATCACCGTGCCAGTCTTCTTCAACCAGGCCGAGCGCCGAGCTGTGCTGCAGGCTGCTCGTATGgctggcctcaaagtgctgcagcTCATCAATGACAACACCGCCACTGCCCTCAGCTATGGTGTCTTCCGCCGGAAAGATATTAACACCACTGCCCAG AATATCATGTTCTATGACATGGGCTCAGGCAGCACCGTATGCACCATTGTGACCTACCAGATGGTGAAGACTAAGGAAGCTGGGATGCAGCCACAGCTGCAGATCCGGGGAGTAGG ATTTGACCGTACCCTGGGGGGCCTGGAGATGGAGCTCCGGCTTCGAGAACGCCTGGCTGGGCTTTTCAATGAGCAGCGCAAGGGTCAGAGAGCAAAGGATGTGCGGGAGAACCCGCGTGCCATGGCCAAGCTGCTGCGTGAGGCTAATCGGCTCAAAACCGTCCTCAGTGCCAACGCTGACCACATGGCACAG ATTGAAGGCCTGATGGATGATGTGGACTTCAAGGCAAAAGTGACTCGTGTGGAATTTGAGGAGTTGTGTGCAGACTTGTTTGAGCGGGTGCCTGGGCCTGTACAGCAGGCCCTCCAGAGTGCCGAAATGAGTCTG GATGAGATTGAGCAGGTGATCCTGGTGGGTGGGGCCACTCGGGTCCCCAGAGTTCAGGAGGTGCTGCTGAAGGCCGTGGGCAA ggaggagctggggaaGAACATCAATGCAGATGAAGCAGCCGCCATGGGGGCAGTGTACCAGGCAGCTGCGCTCAGCAAAGCCTTTAAAGTGAAGCCATTTGTCGTCCGAGATGCAGTGGTCTACCCCATCCTG GTGGAGTTCAcgagggaggtggaggaggagcctGGGATTCACAGCCTGAAGCACAATAAACGGGTACTCTTCTCTCGGATGGGGCCCTACCCTCAACGCAAAGTCATCACCTTTAACCGCTACAGCCATGATTTCAACTTCCACATCAACTACGGCGACCTGGGCTTCCTGGGGCCTGAAGATCTTCG GGTATTTGGCTCCCAGAATCTGACCACAGTGAAGCTAAAAGGGGTGGGTGACAGCTTCAAGAAGTATCCTGACTACGAGTCCAAGGGCATCAAGGCTCACTTCAACCTGGATGAGAGTGGCGTGCTCAGTCTAGACAGG GTGGAGTCTGTATTTGAGACACTGGTAGAGGACAGCGCAGAAGAGGAATCTACTCTCACCA AACTTGGCAACACCATTTCCAGCCTGTTTGGAGGCGGTACCACACCAGATGCCAAGGAGAATGGTACTGATACTGTCCAG gaggaagaggagagccCTGCAGAGGGGAGCAAGGACGAGCCTGGGGAGCAGGTGGAGCTcaaggaggaagctgaggccccaGTGGAGGATGGCtctcagcccccaccccctgaACCTAAGGGAGATGCAACCCCTGAGGGAGAAAAggccacagaaaaagaaaatggggacaAGTCTGAGGCCCAG AAACCAAgtgagaaggcagaggcagggcctGAGGGCGTCGCTCCAGCcccagagggagagaagaagcaGAAGCCCGCCAGGAAGCGGCGAATGGTAGAGGAGATCGGGGTGGAGCTGGTTGTTCTGGACCTGCCTGACTTGCCAGAGGATAAGCTGGCTCAGTCGGTGCAGAA ACTTCAGGACTTGACACTCCGAGACCTGGAGAAGCAGGAACGGGAAAAAGCTGCCAACAGCTTGGAAGCATTCATATTTGAGACCCAG GACAAGCTGTACCAGCCCGAGTACCAGGAAGTGTCCACAGAGGAGCAGCGTGAGGAGATCTCTGGGAAGCTCAGCGCCGCATCCACCTGGCTGGAGGATGAGGGTGTTGGAGCCACCACAGTG ATGTTGAAGGAGAAGCTGGCTGAGCTGAGGAAGCTGTGCCAAGGGCTGTTTTTTCGGGTAGAGGAGCGCAAGAAGTGGCCCGAACGGCTGTCTGCCCTCGATAATCTCCTCAACCATTCCAGCATGTTCCTCAA GGGGGCCCGGCTCATCCCAGAGATGGACCAGATCTTCACTGAGGTGGAGATGACAACGTTAGAGAAAGTCATCAATGAGACCTGG CTTGGAGCCTCTCCTGGTCTCACCCACAGGCCTGGAAGAATGCAACTCTGGCCGAGCAGGCTAAGCTGCCCGCCACAGAGAAGCCTGTGTTGCTCTCAAAAGACATTGAAGCTAAGATGA